Proteins encoded by one window of Lutibacter sp. A64:
- a CDS encoding ATP-binding protein, which yields MDNQNANRIPFKVSARTARLIGRENIANSKGAIIELVKNGYDADSKICIVYFDNKYSTLLNEIDEAHFNELINKGIEESLISDIYEFQEDFELYSIKNDVDDNKKSQFKTLISKFSSLYIIDAGEGMTQNIIRDHWMTIGTDNKANSIFTKSGRVKAGAKGIGRFALDRLGGKCEMTTIFNSNPEIQAPDTDIDGNPTDNNGYKWIVNWEDFEGDYKTIDSVGAILIGLDTDNLKEELLKVIPAEYLSKIESEEEFKFGTILKINDLRDNWEDYFVDQVYSDLEVLVPPKESGGFEIYVFSSLLPEKYGEVLGSICDDFDYKLVASADENQNVKITVYRNEYNVELIPNGFFQREAMLKENYKKSDFIKGFWSKTTTFSNLLKGFKEIDEDNIFDNIGLFDFTFYFLKRATNSVDSKRFFNRNFMSHNRKDWLNKFGGIKLFRDNFRVRPYGEVNNVAFDWLGLGNRKSTSPAGIAKKEGGYKVEPENVAGAISISRLTNVNFEDKSSREGLQENKTFKIFTLLIAEIISEFEKDRSYIAREMDEYDNILYGPERDREKAEKLKNEIIAKSRAKKESKDNNSTENKAQEEPQTESDKEKEILASELNRKEEEIEKLKDEQKILRGLASSGIVLASFSHDLSKLNDVLASRTEKLKTLMLEKISESDYTEIRDSKNPFKQIERIKKQDLKLQNWLNFSLGATRKDKRKRKQLFLKPYFLNFKNDWDTVLSDRGISMDITEIEDLDMRVFEIDIDSIFNNLFVNSIDAFIISKEERSRVIKVKVSSTSKEIIVDYYDNGPGLSKDISEPEVIFEPLYTTRRNLHTGEEEGTGLGMWLIKSIVEENDGKT from the coding sequence ATGGATAATCAGAACGCAAATAGAATTCCATTTAAAGTTTCTGCAAGAACCGCTAGGTTGATTGGGCGAGAAAATATTGCTAATTCAAAAGGAGCCATTATTGAATTAGTGAAAAATGGATATGACGCAGACAGTAAAATTTGTATCGTATACTTTGACAATAAATATTCCACATTATTAAATGAAATTGATGAAGCACATTTTAATGAGCTTATAAATAAAGGAATAGAAGAATCTTTAATTTCAGATATTTACGAGTTTCAAGAAGATTTTGAATTGTATTCTATAAAAAATGATGTTGATGATAATAAGAAAAGTCAATTCAAAACTTTAATTTCAAAATTCTCCTCTCTTTATATAATTGATGCAGGAGAAGGAATGACTCAAAATATTATACGTGATCATTGGATGACTATTGGTACGGACAATAAGGCAAATAGCATCTTCACTAAATCAGGCAGAGTAAAGGCAGGTGCTAAAGGAATTGGGCGTTTTGCACTAGATAGATTAGGAGGTAAATGTGAAATGACAACCATATTTAATTCAAATCCTGAAATACAAGCACCTGACACTGATATTGATGGAAATCCCACAGATAACAATGGTTATAAATGGATAGTAAACTGGGAAGATTTTGAAGGGGATTATAAAACAATAGACTCAGTAGGAGCAATTTTAATAGGATTGGATACTGACAACTTGAAAGAGGAATTATTAAAAGTGATTCCTGCAGAGTATTTGTCTAAGATTGAATCAGAAGAAGAATTTAAATTCGGAACAATATTAAAAATCAATGACTTAAGAGATAACTGGGAAGATTATTTTGTTGACCAAGTATATTCTGATTTAGAAGTTCTAGTTCCACCAAAAGAAAGTGGAGGTTTTGAAATTTATGTTTTTAGTTCTTTACTTCCTGAAAAATATGGAGAAGTTCTAGGTTCAATTTGTGATGATTTTGATTACAAATTGGTTGCCTCAGCTGATGAAAATCAAAATGTAAAAATAACAGTTTATAGAAATGAGTATAATGTAGAGTTGATTCCAAACGGTTTTTTCCAAAGGGAAGCGATGCTAAAAGAAAATTACAAAAAATCAGATTTTATTAAGGGATTTTGGTCTAAAACAACAACTTTTTCAAATTTACTAAAAGGCTTTAAAGAAATTGATGAGGATAATATCTTTGATAACATTGGTCTTTTTGACTTTACTTTTTATTTTTTAAAAAGAGCAACTAATTCAGTTGATTCCAAACGTTTTTTTAACAGAAACTTTATGTCTCACAATAGAAAAGATTGGCTGAATAAATTCGGAGGAATTAAGCTTTTTAGGGACAATTTCAGAGTAAGACCTTATGGAGAAGTTAATAATGTAGCTTTCGATTGGTTAGGTTTAGGTAATAGAAAATCAACAAGTCCAGCAGGTATAGCAAAAAAAGAAGGCGGATATAAAGTTGAACCAGAAAATGTTGCTGGTGCAATAAGTATTTCTAGACTAACAAATGTAAACTTCGAGGACAAATCAAGTCGTGAAGGGCTTCAAGAAAATAAAACATTTAAAATTTTCACATTATTGATTGCAGAAATTATTTCCGAATTTGAAAAAGACAGGTCATATATTGCGAGAGAAATGGATGAGTATGACAATATTTTATATGGTCCAGAACGAGACAGAGAGAAAGCTGAAAAACTCAAAAATGAAATAATCGCAAAAAGTAGAGCAAAAAAAGAATCAAAAGATAATAACTCTACGGAGAACAAAGCACAGGAAGAACCTCAAACAGAATCAGATAAAGAAAAAGAAATTCTTGCAAGTGAATTAAATAGAAAAGAGGAAGAAATTGAAAAACTAAAAGACGAACAAAAAATTCTAAGAGGATTAGCCAGTAGTGGAATTGTTCTTGCTTCTTTTAGTCACGATTTAAGCAAATTAAATGATGTTTTAGCATCTAGAACAGAAAAGCTTAAAACTCTGATGTTGGAAAAAATATCAGAATCAGATTATACAGAAATTAGAGATAGTAAAAATCCATTCAAACAAATTGAAAGGATAAAAAAACAAGATTTAAAACTCCAAAACTGGTTGAATTTTTCGTTAGGTGCTACGCGGAAAGACAAAAGAAAACGAAAACAATTATTCTTAAAACCTTATTTTTTAAATTTTAAAAATGACTGGGACACAGTTTTAAGTGACAGAGGGATTTCTATGGATATTACCGAAATCGAAGATCTCGATATGCGTGTATTTGAAATTGATATAGATAGTATTTTTAACAATTTGTTTGTGAATTCCATTGACGCATTTATAATATCGAAAGAAGAAAGAAGTAGAGTAATTAAAGTTAAAGTTTCGAGCACGTCAAAAGAAATAATAGTAGATTATTATGATAACGGTCCTGGATTATCAAAGGATATTAGCGAACCTGAAGTTATCTTTGAACCTCTTTATACAACAAGAAGAAATCTACACACTGGAGAAGAAGAAGGAACTGGTTTAGGAATGTGGTTAATAAAATCTATAGTAGAAGAAAATGATGGCAAGACTTAA
- a CDS encoding Eco57I restriction-modification methylase domain-containing protein, with protein sequence MKQQVFKYLKSYSTTPIDVDRLIVSAFLKINKINVLKNSFIKSLIITNENIDEYKKLNNFILVINTEIPKFDLEALIELFEFVISPSDRIINGAIYTPKYIREYITNRAFYTSKSNINNLKIADISCGCGGFLLTAAKKLKKITKLSYKSIFENNIYGLDIQNYSTTRTKILLSVLALSEKEDEEFSPNLFTDDALTFNWKNQLEDFNGFDIILGNPPYVCAKNMTRETIDKIQKFEVSNSGNADLYIPFFQLGIENLNENGVLGLITMNTFYKSLNGRNLREYFKTKSLSFKIIDFGTEQVFKSKNTYTCVCLIENKTKNYIKYYKGESKSLPTREKEFNKIPYSGLESKSGWNLNDFETISKIESTGIPFGNLFNTRHGIATLKNDIFIFNPVREDEDYYYLQNGSLFQIEKGICKDIINANRLSRAVELENLKEKVIFPYDNNTKPNLLDEDYVKETYPKAYNYLEQKKKILASRDKGKGKYENWFAFGRTQSLEKVENKLFFPKMSDRIPSFVMESDENLLFYNGQAVIGHTGREMVFAKKIMESKLFWYYIKTTSKPYTSDYYSFNGNYIKNFGVCDLNETELEFVINENDKAELDKFFEEKYDIIIAK encoded by the coding sequence GTGAAACAACAAGTTTTTAAATATTTAAAATCCTATTCCACTACTCCAATTGATGTGGACAGGCTTATTGTGTCTGCTTTTTTAAAAATAAATAAAATTAATGTTCTTAAAAATTCATTTATAAAATCATTGATAATAACTAATGAGAACATTGATGAATACAAAAAACTAAACAATTTTATTCTAGTTATAAATACTGAAATTCCAAAATTTGATTTAGAAGCATTGATTGAGTTATTTGAATTTGTGATTTCTCCATCAGACAGAATAATTAATGGAGCTATTTACACTCCAAAATACATAAGGGAATATATTACAAATCGTGCTTTTTACACTTCAAAAAGTAATATTAATAACTTGAAAATTGCTGATATTTCTTGTGGTTGCGGAGGATTTCTTCTTACTGCTGCCAAAAAACTAAAAAAAATCACCAAGTTGTCATATAAATCAATATTTGAAAATAATATTTATGGCTTAGATATTCAAAATTATTCAACTACAAGAACAAAAATTCTTTTGTCTGTTTTGGCTCTTTCTGAGAAAGAAGATGAAGAATTCTCACCAAATCTATTTACTGATGATGCACTAACATTTAATTGGAAAAATCAATTAGAAGATTTTAATGGATTCGATATAATTTTAGGAAATCCTCCATATGTCTGTGCAAAAAATATGACCAGAGAAACAATTGATAAAATTCAAAAATTTGAAGTTAGTAATTCTGGTAATGCCGATTTATATATCCCGTTTTTTCAATTAGGAATAGAAAACTTAAATGAGAATGGAGTTCTTGGTTTAATTACAATGAATACTTTTTACAAGAGTTTAAATGGTAGAAACCTTCGAGAGTACTTTAAAACTAAAAGTTTAAGTTTCAAAATTATTGACTTCGGTACAGAACAAGTTTTTAAGTCCAAAAACACCTATACTTGTGTTTGTCTTATTGAAAATAAGACTAAAAACTATATCAAATATTACAAGGGAGAAAGTAAGTCTCTTCCAACTAGAGAAAAAGAATTTAATAAAATTCCATATTCAGGACTTGAATCAAAAAGTGGTTGGAATCTTAATGATTTTGAAACCATTTCTAAAATAGAATCAACAGGCATTCCATTTGGAAACTTATTCAATACAAGACACGGAATAGCTACACTTAAGAATGACATATTCATATTTAATCCTGTAAGAGAAGATGAGGATTATTATTATCTTCAAAATGGAAGCTTATTTCAGATAGAGAAAGGGATTTGCAAAGATATTATCAATGCTAATAGATTAAGTCGAGCTGTTGAGTTAGAGAATTTAAAAGAAAAGGTGATATTTCCATATGACAATAATACCAAACCAAATTTACTAGATGAAGATTATGTTAAGGAAACCTATCCAAAAGCTTATAATTATCTCGAACAGAAAAAGAAAATTCTAGCTAGTCGAGATAAAGGAAAAGGAAAATATGAAAATTGGTTTGCTTTTGGAAGAACCCAGTCATTAGAAAAAGTTGAAAACAAATTGTTTTTCCCGAAAATGTCAGATAGAATTCCAAGTTTCGTAATGGAATCCGATGAAAATTTACTGTTTTACAATGGACAGGCTGTAATTGGACATACTGGTAGAGAAATGGTTTTTGCAAAAAAAATAATGGAATCAAAACTTTTCTGGTATTACATCAAAACTACCAGCAAACCTTATACTTCGGATTATTATTCATTTAATGGCAATTATATTAAAAATTTTGGTGTTTGTGATTTAAATGAAACGGAATTAGAATTTGTTATCAATGAAAATGACAAAGCTGAATTGGATAAGTTTTTTGAAGAAAAATATGATATTATTATTGCTAAATAA
- a CDS encoding helix-turn-helix domain-containing protein: MKVRETREKKGLTQVDLSLAIGKGTTFISDIEAPSKKAKYNVIHLNIIAMALGCSSKDFWPDKPILEEKYFFINELKSKK, translated from the coding sequence ATGAAGGTAAGGGAAACTAGAGAAAAGAAAGGACTTACCCAAGTTGATTTATCTCTAGCCATTGGCAAAGGAACTACATTTATATCTGATATTGAGGCTCCTTCAAAAAAAGCTAAATACAACGTTATCCATTTAAACATTATTGCTATGGCGCTTGGATGTTCTTCAAAAGATTTTTGGCCAGACAAACCAATTCTTGAAGAAAAATATTTTTTTATAAATGAATTGAAGTCAAAAAAATGA
- a CDS encoding SusC/RagA family TonB-linked outer membrane protein, whose amino-acid sequence MKNRLINKLIQIVVYPLIFGCYLYFGPIQAHNNKLVSNLQQQSLKVSGTVTDANGVLSGVSILIKGKAIGVSSHFNGNYTIEVAPNDTLVFSFMGYKTIEIPVEGRTEINVQLHEDTTTLQEVQINAGYYSVKESERTGSIAKIKATAIEKQPVTNVLASMQGRMAGVNITQTTGVPGGGFEVQIRGQNSLRFDGNRPLYIIDGVPYASDPIGTGINSPVLPTQPSPLSSINPSQIESIEVLKDADATAIYGSRGANGVVLVTTKKGKEGEMRFSTKFSQGVGRVTQFMELLKTPEYIAMREEAYANDGVTEIPYSAYDINGTWDKTRYTDWQKELLGGTALITDIQSSISGGSAQTQFLLSGNYNKQTTVFPGDFGYKKGNVLLNINHKTKNEKFTSTISVSYTSQKNNQPRMDLMREVVSIPPNAPALYNEDGTLNWENNTFNNPLRNLEGLYEVKFNDMVANTVLSYQFTDDWRLRVSAGYTNLINKETTTIPSTEYNPAWGLGSEYSSLIASQATRESWIVEPQLNWSKTIGNGKLTALLGSTFQSQKGDQLVQYAYGFTSNSLIYNLASASDVYLLTSEESQYKYQAFFGRLNYNWKEKYIVNLTGRRDGSSRFGPGKQFANFWAVGAAWLFSKEKVLENSKILSFGKLRASYGVTGSDQIGDYQYLNNYVSTGVNYNGAIGLQPARLFNPEFGWETNKKMELALETGFFKDRIFLTAAWYNNRSSNQLSGMPLPGTTGFSSLQSNLDATVQNRGVELTLRTINIQKNEFSWISNFNSTWAQNKLIEYPDLESSTYANQYVIGQPLNIQKVYHFTGVDPQTGVYTFKDVNDDGMLTGIEDKTTIKDFNPKYYGGLQNQLKYKQWQLDFLFQFVKQINYNEAIYFGLPGSQGNQTVNVLDHWQEPGDNASYPIFTDGSNSEAVAAYYKYFESDGAISDASYIRLKNISISYEVPLKQWQCRFFLEGQNVLTFTKFEGADPEFKSAGFLPPLRILSAGVKFSF is encoded by the coding sequence ATGAAAAATAGATTAATAAATAAACTAATACAAATAGTTGTATATCCCCTTATTTTTGGATGCTACTTATATTTTGGACCAATTCAGGCTCACAATAATAAGTTAGTTTCAAATTTACAACAACAATCCTTAAAAGTAAGTGGTACTGTAACCGATGCAAATGGAGTGTTGTCTGGAGTCTCTATACTTATCAAAGGAAAGGCTATTGGTGTTAGCTCTCATTTTAATGGGAATTATACCATAGAGGTTGCTCCAAATGATACCTTAGTCTTTTCTTTTATGGGGTATAAAACAATAGAAATTCCCGTTGAAGGACGTACCGAAATCAATGTGCAATTACACGAAGATACTACAACTTTACAGGAAGTACAAATAAATGCAGGTTATTATTCCGTAAAGGAAAGTGAGCGTACTGGGAGCATTGCAAAAATAAAAGCTACAGCTATAGAAAAACAACCAGTAACCAATGTGTTAGCTAGCATGCAAGGGCGTATGGCAGGTGTAAATATTACACAAACAACTGGTGTACCTGGTGGAGGTTTTGAAGTTCAAATTCGTGGACAAAATAGTTTAAGATTCGATGGAAACAGACCTTTGTATATTATTGATGGAGTTCCTTATGCTTCAGACCCAATAGGAACTGGAATCAATTCTCCAGTATTACCAACGCAACCTTCACCACTTAGTAGCATTAATCCGAGTCAAATAGAAAGTATAGAAGTATTAAAGGATGCAGATGCAACAGCCATTTACGGTTCTCGAGGTGCTAATGGAGTGGTATTGGTAACAACTAAAAAAGGAAAAGAAGGTGAAATGCGATTTTCAACGAAGTTTTCTCAAGGAGTTGGTAGGGTAACTCAATTTATGGAGCTATTAAAAACCCCAGAATACATTGCAATGCGAGAAGAAGCTTATGCAAATGATGGAGTTACAGAAATCCCTTATTCTGCTTATGATATAAATGGCACTTGGGACAAAACCAGATATACCGATTGGCAAAAAGAGTTATTGGGAGGTACAGCATTAATTACGGATATTCAATCTTCAATTTCTGGAGGTTCAGCCCAAACACAATTTTTATTAAGTGGTAACTATAACAAGCAAACAACAGTTTTCCCAGGGGATTTTGGGTATAAAAAAGGCAATGTATTGCTAAATATAAACCATAAAACCAAAAATGAAAAGTTTACTTCTACAATATCTGTAAGCTATACCTCGCAAAAGAACAATCAGCCAAGAATGGATTTAATGAGAGAAGTGGTAAGTATTCCACCCAATGCTCCAGCATTGTACAATGAAGATGGTACGCTTAACTGGGAAAATAATACGTTTAACAACCCATTAAGAAATCTGGAAGGTTTATATGAAGTAAAATTCAATGATATGGTTGCCAATACCGTGCTGTCATATCAGTTTACCGATGATTGGCGATTAAGAGTAAGTGCTGGATATACAAATCTTATTAATAAAGAAACAACTACTATTCCATCTACTGAATACAATCCTGCCTGGGGTTTAGGATCGGAATACTCAAGCCTTATTGCAAGTCAAGCAACCCGAGAATCATGGATTGTTGAACCTCAATTAAATTGGAGTAAAACAATAGGAAATGGGAAGTTAACAGCCTTGCTAGGAAGTACATTTCAATCACAAAAAGGAGATCAATTAGTACAGTATGCATATGGATTTACAAGTAATAGTTTGATTTATAACCTTGCATCAGCTTCTGATGTGTATTTACTCACAAGTGAAGAATCACAATATAAATACCAAGCCTTTTTTGGGCGATTGAATTACAATTGGAAGGAAAAATATATTGTGAATCTTACTGGAAGAAGAGATGGGTCTAGCCGATTTGGTCCAGGCAAACAATTTGCCAACTTTTGGGCTGTAGGTGCAGCTTGGCTATTTTCAAAAGAAAAGGTTTTAGAAAATAGTAAAATCTTAAGTTTTGGAAAGTTAAGAGCAAGTTATGGAGTTACAGGAAGCGATCAAATTGGTGATTACCAATATTTAAACAACTATGTTTCTACAGGAGTAAATTACAATGGCGCTATTGGATTGCAGCCAGCAAGATTGTTCAATCCTGAATTCGGATGGGAAACAAATAAAAAAATGGAGCTTGCTTTAGAAACAGGGTTTTTCAAAGACCGTATCTTTTTAACCGCAGCATGGTATAATAATCGCTCTTCAAATCAATTGTCAGGAATGCCACTGCCAGGAACTACAGGTTTTTCATCCTTACAATCCAATTTGGATGCAACTGTTCAAAATAGGGGAGTAGAACTCACTCTTCGGACAATAAATATTCAAAAAAATGAATTTAGCTGGATTAGTAATTTCAATAGCACATGGGCGCAAAACAAGCTTATAGAATACCCAGACCTTGAAAGTTCCACGTATGCAAATCAATACGTAATTGGACAACCTTTAAATATTCAAAAAGTGTATCACTTTACAGGTGTAGACCCTCAAACAGGAGTCTATACTTTTAAAGACGTGAATGATGATGGAATGCTCACTGGAATTGAAGATAAAACAACCATCAAAGATTTTAATCCTAAATATTATGGTGGGTTGCAAAATCAACTAAAATACAAACAATGGCAACTAGATTTTTTGTTTCAATTTGTAAAGCAAATTAATTATAATGAAGCAATTTATTTTGGGCTTCCAGGTTCACAAGGGAATCAAACAGTTAATGTGTTAGATCATTGGCAAGAGCCAGGAGATAATGCCTCTTATCCAATTTTTACTGACGGAAGCAACAGTGAAGCTGTAGCCGCATATTACAAGTATTTTGAAAGTGATGGGGCGATTAGTGATGCTTCTTATATACGTCTAAAGAATATTTCAATTTCTTATGAAGTACCACTAAAACAGTGGCAATGCAGATTCTTTTTGGAAGGTCAAAATGTACTAACCTTTACAAAATTTGAGGGTGCTGACCCAGAATTCAAGTCAGCAGGATTTTTACCACCCCTACGTATTCTTTCTGCAGGTGTAAAATTTAGTTTTTAA
- a CDS encoding RagB/SusD family nutrient uptake outer membrane protein: MGILIVIALISFYSCDDFVDVELPNSQLTAQGVYEEKTTANAAMTAIYSKIRDEGLLTGGSTGLSHLLGNYTDELDFYGSSQNETTAFYNNTLLVSNTDVRQLWNSSYNQIYAANAVFEGVENSIHLPVKDRNQLKGEALFVRALIHLYLANIFGDVPYITTTDYVKNKQAKRAPLNTIYERIKTDLADALLLLPEDDISYTRVRPNKYACYALLARVNLYAGYWEEAVNEASIVLNKTSTYVFEQDLDKVFLKESTATIWQLSPAFDSGNTLESETFNFTVGPPPLSALSTHFIDAFNAGDQRKTHWIKTVSDGTTNWMHPYKYKYSNTGSSVENSIVFRLGELYLIKAEVLAHLGELSSAKEALNQIRNRAGLNNTTAQTQDELLEAILQERRFELFTEFGHRFFDLKRFDKIQSVLSEVKPGWDANDILFPIPEIELNLNTNLTPQNPGY, encoded by the coding sequence TTGGGAATATTGATAGTAATTGCATTAATATCATTCTACTCATGTGATGATTTTGTAGATGTAGAGTTGCCGAATTCTCAACTTACGGCTCAAGGAGTTTATGAAGAAAAGACAACCGCCAATGCGGCAATGACAGCTATTTATTCGAAAATTAGAGATGAAGGATTGTTGACAGGAGGCTCGACTGGCTTGTCTCATTTATTAGGAAATTATACTGATGAACTAGACTTTTATGGAAGTTCTCAAAATGAAACAACCGCATTTTATAACAATACTCTACTTGTATCAAACACCGATGTAAGGCAATTATGGAATAGCAGTTATAACCAAATTTATGCTGCCAATGCAGTTTTTGAAGGTGTAGAAAATTCGATTCATTTGCCAGTAAAGGATCGTAATCAATTAAAAGGAGAAGCTTTGTTTGTAAGAGCATTAATTCATTTATACCTAGCAAATATATTTGGAGATGTTCCATACATCACTACTACTGATTATGTTAAAAATAAACAAGCTAAAAGAGCACCCTTAAACACTATATACGAACGTATTAAGACTGATTTAGCAGATGCATTATTGCTTTTGCCTGAAGATGATATTTCCTATACGCGAGTGCGTCCTAATAAATATGCCTGTTATGCACTACTTGCAAGGGTAAATTTATATGCTGGATATTGGGAGGAGGCTGTCAATGAAGCATCTATAGTACTCAATAAAACAAGTACGTATGTTTTTGAACAAGACCTCGATAAAGTTTTTCTAAAAGAGAGTACAGCAACAATTTGGCAATTGAGCCCAGCTTTTGACAGTGGGAATACATTGGAAAGTGAGACTTTTAATTTTACAGTAGGTCCACCACCTTTGTCTGCACTAAGTACACATTTTATAGATGCCTTTAATGCCGGTGATCAGAGAAAAACCCATTGGATAAAAACAGTTAGTGATGGTACTACAAATTGGATGCATCCTTATAAATATAAATACTCTAATACAGGTTCATCTGTTGAGAATTCTATTGTGTTCCGTTTAGGAGAATTATATTTAATAAAGGCAGAAGTACTGGCACATTTAGGAGAGTTATCAAGTGCCAAAGAAGCCTTAAATCAAATAAGAAATAGAGCAGGGCTAAATAATACAACAGCACAAACACAAGATGAACTTTTAGAAGCTATTTTACAAGAACGAAGATTTGAATTGTTTACGGAATTCGGACATCGATTTTTTGATTTAAAACGATTTGATAAGATTCAATCTGTTTTGTCTGAAGTTAAGCCAGGTTGGGATGCAAATGACATATTGTTCCCTATACCAGAAATAGAACTCAATCTAAATACAAATTTAACTCCCCAAAACCCAGGTTACTAA